A region from the Lolium perenne isolate Kyuss_39 chromosome 4, Kyuss_2.0, whole genome shotgun sequence genome encodes:
- the LOC127292116 gene encoding zinc finger protein ZAT6-like, whose protein sequence is MGAGMKRAREDEPVSLALALSTDSTSSTTSEHSSGAAPMAARKRARRGRVVATSGEGDFVCKTCGRAFTSFQALGGHRTSHLRGRHGLELGVGVARAIVEKKRSEDKHQAHECHICGLGFETGQALGGHMRRHRDEMALSGDSAGVDHQWAWRSVGLPDHEVVGHAADRPPLLLELFL, encoded by the coding sequence ATGGGTGCCGGGATGAAGCGCGCGCGGGAGGACGAGCCCGTGTCTCTGGCGCTGGCGCTCAGCACGGACTCCACGTCCTCCACGACGTCGGAACACTCGTCCGGTGCGGCACCCATGGCGGCCAGGAAGAGGGCGCGGCGGGGGAGGGTGGTGGCGACGTCCGGGGAGGGCGACTTCGTGTGCAAGACCTGCGGCCGCGCCTTCACGTCGTTCCAAGCGCTCGGCGGGCACCGGACCAGCCACCTCCGCGGCCGCCACGGGCTGGAGCTCGGCGTCGGCGTCGCCAGGGCCATCGTGGAAAAGAAGCGGAGCGAGGACAAGCATCAGGCGCACGAATGCCACATCTGCGGGCTCGGCTTCGAGACGGGCCAGGCGCTCGGGGGACACATGAGGCGGCACCGCGACGAGATGGCGCTCAGCGGTGATAGCGCCGGTGTTGACCACCAGTGGGCCTGGCGCAGCGTCGGGTTGCCGGACCACGAGGTGGTGGGGCACGCTGCTGACCGACCGCCCCTCTTGCTCGAGCTGTTCCTCTAG
- the LOC127292115 gene encoding BTB/POZ and MATH domain-containing protein 1-like, translating to MGAAPSVPDGGDDATAVTGSASDISKVSATHEFTICEYSRTKGMGIGKSILSQYFSVDGRRWFMRFYPDGYSRNDAAWVAFYVQTLYKPQFRAVRAEFTFQLLGANGEVRHTRRSDRACKFDTFCNSWGIRRFISRAQLEAAALAAVHNDSITVRCTVVVHKEQAKNLPVPRPMLADQLPSIHAQNAIRFYASGKAPFDVRFSVGGEVVGAHKMVLAAQSPWFESLLYGPEPANLVDVCGGVVSAEALRGVIHFIYNDELPPAVTSNKRTAQSRYGATLGLYSAADYYHMDRLKMMCAITLGGCINQNTVHQIAEYAKAYSCKELDQACKNFADRRGMMLLPRIEVIQRLISRGGGASQFKKRIKNDVAGPSTTTSQQAAL from the coding sequence ATGGGTGCCGCCCCCTCCGTACCTGACGGCGGCGACGACGCCACCGCCGTGACGGGATCCGCGAGCGACATCTCCAAGGTGAGCGCCACGCACGAGTTCACGATCTGTGAATATAGCCGCACCAAAGGCATGGGCATCGGCAAGTCGATCCTCTCGCAGTACTTCTCCGTCGACGGCCGCCGGTGGTTCATGCGCTTCTACCCTGACGGCTACAGCAGGAACGACGCCGCATGGGTCGCCTTCTACGTGCAGACGCTCTACAAGCCTCAGTTCCGCGCCGTGCGCGCCGAGTTCACCTTCCAGCTCCTCGGCGCCAACGGCGAGGTCCGCCACACGCGCCGCTCCGACCGGGCTTGCAAGTTCGACACCTTCTGCAACAGCTGGGGCATCCGCCGCTTCATCAGCCGGGCCCAGCTCGAGGCCGCCGCGCTCGCCGCCGTGCACAACGATTCCATCACCGTGCGCTGCACCGTCGTGGTCCACAAGGAGCAGGCCAAGAACCTCCCCGTCCCGCGCCCGATGCTCGCCGACCAGCTGCCGTCGATCCACGCGCAGAACGCCATCAGGTTCTACGCCAGCGGGAAGGCCCCCTTCGACGTGCGGTTTAGCGTGGGCGGCGAGGTCGTCGGTGCGCACAAGATGGTTTTGGCCGCGCAGTCGCCCTGGTTCGAGAGCCTCCTCTACGGCCCCGAACCCGCGAACCTCGTCGACGTCTGCGGCGGCGTGGTCAGCGCCGAGGCCCTCCGCGGCGTGATCCACTTCATCTACAACGACGAGCTCCCGCCCGCCGTGACCTCCAACAAGAGGACCGCCCAGAGCCGGTACGGGGCGACGCTGGGGCTGTACAGTGCCGCCGACTACTACCACATGGACAGGCTCAAGATGATGTGCGCCATCACGCTCGGCGGCTGCATCAACCAGAACACGGTACACCAGATCGCCGAGTACGCCAAGGCCTACTCCTGCAAGGAGCTCGACCAGGCGTGCAAGAACTTCGCGGACCGCAGAggaatgatgctgctgcccaggaTAGAGGTGATACAGAGATTGATATCCCGTGGTGGCGGCGCTTCTCAGTTCAAGAAGAGGATCAAGAACGACGTCGCCGGTCCCTCCACGACGACGAGCCAACAGGCCGCTCTCTGA